A single region of the Chryseobacterium sp. 6424 genome encodes:
- the moaA gene encoding GTP 3',8-cyclase MoaA has product MLKDKHNRIHDYLRISITDNCNFRCTYCMPDEKITFLKKQFLMSPDEIFQLSKTFVGLGVNKIRLTGGEPLVRKDFGEIISRLSLLSVKIGISTNGLLLDRYLDDIKKADISSINISLDTLNPEKFKNITQRNNFRQVWDNILLCIKENIHVKVNMVVIKGVNDEEIADFVSLTKTLPIHVRLIEFMPFDQNNWNQEKVYSNKAALEKISEQFPLFKLKDGKSDTDKKFGIFGHTGTISFISTLTDSFCSTCNRMRVTADGKMKNCLFGKDELDLISAIRKGESIIPIIEKSIFLKHQKLGGQFDDYKNIEPHILENRSMIKIGG; this is encoded by the coding sequence ATGCTGAAAGACAAACACAATAGAATACACGATTACCTGCGGATATCCATCACCGATAACTGCAACTTTCGCTGCACCTATTGTATGCCGGACGAGAAAATTACTTTTTTAAAGAAGCAATTCCTAATGTCACCCGATGAGATCTTCCAACTCTCAAAAACCTTTGTGGGATTAGGCGTTAATAAGATAAGATTAACGGGTGGCGAACCATTGGTCAGAAAAGATTTTGGCGAAATTATTTCAAGATTATCCCTACTATCCGTCAAAATTGGCATCTCAACCAATGGCTTACTCTTGGATCGGTATTTAGACGACATCAAGAAAGCCGACATCTCGTCCATCAATATTAGTTTGGACACCTTGAATCCGGAAAAATTCAAAAACATAACGCAACGCAATAACTTCAGGCAGGTGTGGGATAACATCCTGTTATGCATCAAAGAAAACATTCACGTAAAAGTGAACATGGTCGTGATAAAAGGTGTGAATGATGAGGAGATTGCTGATTTTGTCTCCCTCACCAAAACGCTTCCGATACACGTACGACTGATCGAATTCATGCCTTTCGACCAGAACAACTGGAACCAGGAGAAAGTATACAGTAATAAAGCTGCACTAGAAAAGATCAGCGAGCAATTTCCGCTGTTCAAACTGAAAGACGGCAAAAGCGATACCGATAAAAAATTCGGGATTTTTGGGCATACCGGGACCATCAGTTTCATTTCTACCCTTACCGATTCCTTTTGCAGCACCTGCAACCGAATGCGGGTTACAGCGGATGGGAAAATGAAAAACTGCCTCTTCGGAAAAGATGAATTGGATCTTATATCTGCCATCAGAAAAGGAGAAAGCATTATCCCGATCATCGAAAAATCGATTTTCTTGAAACATCAAAAATTAGGCGGACAGTTTGATGATTATAAAAACATAGAGCCCCATATTTTAGAAAATCGTAGTATGATAAAAATTGGTGGGTGA
- a CDS encoding molybdopterin oxidoreductase family protein — MAKLPIEAEKIIEKYGPSLQMPNKEAVPGRDEPDRVVETHCCFCGMQCGIKLLAKNNKVVGFEPWMEFPFNEGRLCPKGVLRYMQNNHDDRLTSPIVNKPGVGFVPVSWDEAMDTTVSEIKRIQEQYGNDAFAMLSGVSLTNEKSYMVGKFARTALKTKNLDYNGRLCMVSAGAGNKKAFGLDRTSNNYQDLEKAEVIIVTGANVSETFPTLTHWIWKARDLGAKLIVVDPRMIPLARTADIHLDIRPGTDSALFGAILNYMVQHDMLDHDFIDNHTSGFEEAIEAVKDYTLEWAEEITGAKKEKIEEAAKLWGKASTSFLLHARGIEHHTKGVENVLSCINIVLASGRIGKPYCGYGTITGQGNGQGGREHGHKCDQLPGNRDIENPDHRKYISEVWGIDEKDMPGKGLSAYEIIDAIHRGEIRGLISICFNPLVSLPNSKYVREALEKLEFYVGIDFFLSETLRHANIVLPGSLHEEEDGTVTTAEGRVVRIRKAVDPPKGARTDSQIIIDLANRLGAGDKFPYQKSEDVFNELRVASKGGTADYYGITYEKIEKNMGVFWPCPDLDHPGTPRLWEDKKFKTPDGKAHFNPVRYHESGDPVDAEYPIILTTGRVVSQYLSGSQTRRIGKLVEQFAQPLLEVHPTLAAQYGIKQNEEVIVKTKRGEATFPANIVETIREDTVFLPYHWPGRKSANQLTSGHLDPISKIPEFKVSACALQPTGKIVEINKNSEAYKSS, encoded by the coding sequence ATGGCAAAATTACCTATAGAAGCAGAAAAAATTATCGAAAAATACGGCCCATCACTTCAAATGCCCAATAAAGAAGCCGTTCCGGGCAGAGACGAACCGGATAGAGTGGTGGAGACCCATTGCTGCTTCTGCGGTATGCAGTGTGGCATCAAACTTTTAGCAAAAAATAATAAAGTAGTAGGTTTTGAACCTTGGATGGAGTTTCCTTTCAACGAGGGGAGATTATGCCCAAAGGGGGTGCTGCGTTACATGCAGAACAACCATGATGACCGTTTGACATCACCCATCGTTAATAAGCCTGGTGTTGGATTTGTACCAGTTTCCTGGGATGAAGCGATGGATACTACTGTTTCAGAGATCAAAAGAATACAGGAACAATACGGCAATGATGCCTTTGCCATGCTTTCTGGCGTTTCATTGACCAACGAAAAATCCTATATGGTAGGCAAGTTTGCCAGAACCGCGCTTAAAACCAAAAACTTAGATTACAACGGCCGTCTTTGTATGGTTTCAGCCGGTGCTGGGAACAAAAAAGCATTTGGCTTAGATAGGACATCCAATAATTATCAGGATTTAGAGAAAGCAGAAGTCATCATCGTTACAGGAGCTAATGTATCCGAAACCTTCCCTACGCTAACACACTGGATTTGGAAAGCAAGGGATCTTGGGGCAAAACTCATCGTTGTGGACCCCCGTATGATTCCTTTAGCAAGGACCGCTGATATTCATTTAGACATTCGGCCAGGGACTGATTCGGCACTTTTTGGGGCGATTCTTAACTATATGGTTCAGCATGACATGTTGGATCATGATTTTATAGACAACCACACCTCCGGTTTCGAAGAAGCCATAGAAGCCGTAAAAGATTATACCCTAGAATGGGCAGAAGAAATCACAGGCGCTAAAAAGGAAAAAATTGAAGAAGCGGCAAAGCTTTGGGGAAAAGCCTCTACATCATTTCTCTTACATGCCCGAGGAATAGAGCATCATACCAAGGGTGTGGAGAATGTCCTTAGCTGCATAAACATCGTTCTAGCTTCTGGTAGAATTGGCAAACCATACTGTGGCTACGGAACCATTACCGGACAAGGAAATGGGCAGGGCGGTAGAGAGCATGGCCATAAATGCGACCAATTACCTGGAAACCGCGATATAGAGAACCCTGACCACCGGAAATACATATCGGAAGTCTGGGGAATCGACGAAAAAGATATGCCCGGAAAAGGACTTTCCGCCTACGAAATCATAGACGCCATACATCGTGGGGAAATTCGGGGACTCATTTCTATTTGTTTCAACCCCCTTGTGTCACTTCCTAACAGTAAATATGTAAGAGAAGCCCTAGAAAAGTTAGAATTTTACGTAGGGATTGATTTCTTTTTAAGTGAAACCTTAAGACACGCAAATATTGTATTGCCAGGCAGTCTACACGAAGAAGAAGACGGTACGGTTACTACCGCGGAAGGCAGAGTGGTACGCATCAGAAAAGCGGTAGATCCGCCAAAAGGCGCAAGAACGGATTCCCAAATCATTATAGACCTTGCCAACAGATTAGGAGCGGGAGACAAATTCCCCTACCAAAAAAGCGAAGATGTTTTCAATGAACTGCGCGTAGCTTCTAAAGGAGGAACAGCAGACTACTACGGAATTACGTACGAAAAAATTGAAAAAAACATGGGCGTATTCTGGCCGTGCCCAGACCTGGATCATCCCGGGACGCCACGACTATGGGAAGACAAGAAGTTCAAGACACCAGACGGCAAGGCGCATTTCAATCCTGTAAGATACCACGAAAGCGGCGACCCGGTTGATGCGGAATATCCAATTATATTAACCACAGGACGGGTAGTCTCTCAATACCTAAGTGGCTCACAAACCCGTAGAATAGGTAAATTAGTAGAGCAGTTTGCACAACCATTATTGGAGGTTCACCCAACATTAGCCGCACAGTATGGCATCAAGCAAAATGAAGAAGTCATCGTAAAAACCAAAAGAGGCGAAGCCACCTTCCCTGCCAATATTGTAGAAACCATTAGGGAAGACACCGTTTTTCTCCCTTATCACTGGCCGGGTAGAAAATCCGCCAATCAATTAACAAGCGGCCATCTTGACCCAATTTCTAAGATTCCAGAATTTAAAGTGAGTGCTTGTGCATTACAACCCACAGGAAAGATCGTAGAAATTAATAAAAATTCAGAAGCCTATAAAAGTTCATAA
- a CDS encoding 4Fe-4S dicluster domain-containing protein: MSQYYKLQEEFFVDMQRCIGCKSCEAACAECETNGEEPMIHVNYVNRAETIQTTVQVCMHCEDPVCANVCPADAITKDEFGIVHTANTSRCIGCSNCVMACPFGVPKKVEQYDLMMKCNMCYDRTSVGKKPMCATVCPSGALYYGTREEMAKMRPNSTPVNRFIFGMETVKTKVNIMMPKGSTELKIF; the protein is encoded by the coding sequence ATGTCTCAATATTATAAATTACAAGAAGAGTTTTTTGTGGATATGCAGCGCTGTATCGGTTGCAAATCTTGCGAAGCTGCCTGTGCAGAGTGCGAAACCAATGGCGAGGAACCTATGATCCATGTGAACTATGTGAACAGAGCCGAAACCATACAGACTACGGTTCAGGTATGCATGCACTGCGAGGATCCGGTCTGTGCCAACGTGTGCCCAGCGGATGCCATTACCAAAGACGAATTTGGGATCGTACATACCGCGAACACTTCCCGTTGCATCGGTTGTTCTAACTGTGTGATGGCTTGCCCGTTTGGGGTTCCCAAAAAAGTAGAACAATACGACCTGATGATGAAGTGCAATATGTGCTACGACAGAACAAGTGTAGGGAAAAAACCAATGTGTGCGACAGTTTGCCCTAGTGGCGCCCTATACTATGGCACCAGAGAAGAAATGGCTAAAATGAGACCTAACTCCACCCCTGTAAATCGCTTTATTTTCGGTATGGAAACTGTAAAAACAAAAGTGAACATTATGATGCCAAAAGGAAGTACAGAACTGAAAATCTTTTAA
- a CDS encoding DUF6755 family protein, protein MSNFRTGQESAHPQKKSMIMSTLIVVLLTNLLIQIWLLYTALNNALDGHEEVAYSTFIASLVLFLASTIWLYFLPKNVK, encoded by the coding sequence ATGAGTAACTTCAGAACTGGACAAGAAAGCGCCCATCCACAGAAAAAAAGCATGATCATGTCCACCCTTATCGTCGTGCTTTTAACAAATCTCCTCATTCAGATTTGGCTGCTGTACACCGCACTGAACAATGCCTTAGATGGTCATGAAGAAGTGGCCTATAGTACCTTTATCGCCTCTTTAGTATTATTTTTGGCAAGTACTATCTGGCTGTACTTCTTACCAAAAAATGTAAAATAA
- a CDS encoding Rieske (2Fe-2S) protein: MSNEDKHWKQDFPINRGEANQVSRRDFAKLLAVVSGGMVLGNGLIAANAFFTDKREGGEKHKICSKSDIPVGGTKSFVLENETIPYILIHTEEGEFYAYEQKCTHLSCAVYYKPGTLKIECPCHNGWFDVKTGAVLQGPPPRPLKKLVVTLEGEEIFVEHPKTEKA; the protein is encoded by the coding sequence ATGAGCAACGAAGATAAACACTGGAAGCAAGATTTCCCTATAAACAGAGGAGAAGCAAACCAAGTGAGCCGAAGAGATTTCGCAAAATTATTGGCAGTAGTATCCGGAGGAATGGTTTTAGGGAACGGACTTATTGCAGCAAATGCCTTTTTCACTGATAAAAGAGAAGGAGGCGAGAAACACAAAATATGCTCAAAAAGTGATATCCCAGTTGGTGGGACCAAATCCTTTGTTTTAGAAAACGAAACGATCCCCTATATTCTAATCCATACCGAAGAAGGCGAGTTTTATGCATACGAACAAAAATGCACCCATCTTTCCTGTGCTGTCTATTATAAACCTGGTACATTAAAAATCGAATGCCCGTGCCATAACGGCTGGTTTGATGTGAAGACTGGGGCAGTATTGCAAGGCCCGCCACCACGTCCGCTGAAAAAACTGGTGGTAACCCTGGAAGGTGAAGAAATCTTTGTAGAACATCCTAAAACCGAAAAAGCATGA